Genomic window (Corynebacterium simulans):
GTCGTGTCCTCCTTGAGGCTTGCGGCGATGCGTTTAGCACCATAAAGCCCGTGCTCATCATCGAAGATGGTCTTGATTCTTGCACCAATAACGGCATCAGAATACATCTTTAACCTGCGTTTTTTACGGGTGCTCACCCACTTGTAAAACGAGGAACGATTCAGCTTTAACACATCGCACATCCGCTTAACCGAGTACTCGGTTCGGTGGTCATCGACAAACTGGAAGCGGATCACCAGTGAGTCTCTTCGGCAAAATATTTCGCGGCCTTACGCAGGATGTCGCGTTCTTCGCGCAGCTTAGAGACTTCTTTTTCCAGCTGACGGATTCGCGCAGAATCATTCGCCGCTTGGGCTTGATCGTGCACGGCCTTCGTGCGGGCACGTTTGCCAGTGCCGTACTTTTTGACCCAAGAATGTAGCGAGGCACGGTTGATACCGAGCTCAGCTGATGCTGAGTTCAGCGAGAGATCCTCGTTGTTCTCATAGAGGGCTACGGCATCGCGTTTGAACTGTTCGGAGTACCTGGACATGGTGGTAGATTACCTTTCTTCCCAGCTCGACTGGGCTGGATATCAGGTGTCCACCACATGGGGGTCAGGTCCCATCGATGCCATGCTTGCTGCCATCCACGAACAGACCGTATCCATTGCCGGCGCAGAATACGCCGAACTTGGCGTAGCAATGTCCGCCACAGATGCACTAACCAAACTCGAGCATCGTAAAGAAATCGAAGCGCAGGTACTCAAGCTGATTCAGGACATTCCGCAGACCGAGATTCTTTTATCCATGCCTGGTATCGGCCCGCGTAGCGCAGCGCAGATCCTCATGACTGTTGGCGATATGTCCGACTTCCCCGATGCAGCGCACCTAGCATCCTATGCAGGGCTATCACCGCGGACGAATCAGTCAGGAACGTCTATCATGTCGAATTCGCCTAACCGGGCTGGCAACAAAAAATTAAAGAACGCCCTATGGCAATCGTCCTTTGCATCGATCAGATTCCACGAGCGTTCCCGGCAATTCTATGAACGAAAACGCAAAGAAGGCAAAAGACACAACGCCGCAGTCGTCGCACTCGCACGCCGACGCCTCAACGTCCTCTTCGCCATGATGCGAAACGGAGAGCTCTACAGAGACATCCCCACAGTCCAGGAGGCCGCAGCAGCCTAGAACCAACAGACCCTCACCTCAAGCCGATTGCACAGCAAGCCCAATCGGCTCCTCACCATGCCCGAAAACAACATCCACAAGGAAAAGCAGAAACCCTTCACACCCCCCCAACAAACTCACCCACGGAATTGACAAACTATATAGGAACACCTCCCTGGGCGATGGTGCAGGCGCGGAGAGCGCCGCTGTTGCCGATGCCGCGCCCAACACCGCGACGGTAGTAGAGTACCCGCTGCCGGTGCAGGAGTTTGCGGTGACCCGCTACGATTTGCCCGCCGGCACCACGGTTTCCACGCAGCTTCCCGGACCGGCCATCGCCCTGGCTACTTCTGGTGTGGTCACGGTAAACGACCTGGAGCTAGCCCCGGGCGAGGCCGCCTGGTTGCCGGTAACCGGCGGCGACACTACCCGCCTTAGCGCGGCCGCGGGTAAAGATTCGCAGCTCTTTATCGCGGCGGCGCGCCCTGCGCGGCAAGTAGCGCTACCGCGCCGCTGGGGACGCCGCCGCGCGACAAGTAGCACTGTCGCGCTAACCGGCGCTATTTACGACATGGTGGGGCGGCGGAACGCAGCTGCGGCGGCTAGCAGCACTACGGTGAGTGCTACCATCCAGGCCACGAAAGCCCAGACTGCGGTGCCGGGCTGGCCGGTGGCAAGGATTTCGGCGCTTGGCGTGCCGTCGATGGCGGCGCCGGCGCGGGCGGCGAAGGTAAGCGGATTCCACCGGGCGATGGGTTGAACCACACCAGCGAATTGCTCCACGGGCACGAGGCCGCCGTTAAGTGCCATGGCCGCCATGATGATGGGGGCCGGGCCAATGGCGGCCTCCGGGGTGGCGCACATCGCGCCCACCATGGCCGATAGCGAGGCGGCCACCACCGCGCCGAAGATGATGACTAACAGCACCCAGCCAAACCCGGCCAGCGTGTGAATACGCAGGCCAGAAGCCACGGAAGCCAGCAGCACCGCGCAGCCGGAGATAAGGCTGCGTAAGGAATCGAAACACCAGCGGCCGAAGATCTCCGGGCTGGTGCCGTAGCGCGTGGTCGCGATGCGGGTGGTGATACCGCGTTGGCGTTCCTTAATTATCTGCGCGGCGGCGGAGGTGCCATTCATCAGTTCGCTGGAAAGGATGAGCGCGATGGTAAGCGGTAACGCGTCGAGCGTGGCAGAGCCTTGCGAGGCCGCCATGAGGTCGCCAAACAGCCACCGCATGACCAGGAACATCAAAACGGGACCAGCCACGGTATTGGTAATTACCGCGCTATCGCGGCGGGCGGCGCGCAGGTGCCTTCCAAAATGCGTGGCGACAGTGGACAGCCAGGTGGTGTCGTGCGACACGGTGGCGGTGGTGTGGTTAGTCATGTTTCCTCCCCTGGAAAGCGGTGATAAAGCCCCATACGCCAACGACGGTCATGGCGATGAGCCAGCACAGTGCTTCGACTCCGCGCGCCCCCAGGGCAGCGCCACCTAGTAGGTTGCGGGCGGTGTCCAAGATGGGAGATAGCGGTACGTGCCGGATGATGGGGCCAATGCCGCCGGGCAGCGCATCCGCAGGCACGAATGCGGTGGAGAACATCACCATGACCAGCACGAGGTTTTGGAAGAGCAAGGACGCCGAGGTGGGCTTGGGGGCCAACAGGCAGGAGCCATCGATAAACGCGGAGAGGATGATGGTGAGGGCGGCGAAAAGGGCGATGGTAAGGATAATACGACCCGGTCCGGCAGCGTAGCGGGCACCGAGCAGGATCGTGGTGAGGACGACGATGCTGCACGACCACGCGGCGCGGGTGAGATCTGCCAGCAGCCGGCCGACGACCGTGGCCCAGGCGGGCGTCCCGGTGGCGCGGATGCGGTCGTGGATGCCGTTTTCGGCGTCACGCGTAATCGCCAAGGAGGAGCCCCCGGCGGCGAACACAATCGCCTGAATAACGCCGGCGGGCAGGAGGAAGGCGGCGTAATCGATGCCGAGTTCCGTCGAAGCCTTGGCGAAGGTGGCGTAAAAGATGACCATGAACAGGCTGGGTATTGCCACGGCGGAAACCATTACGGCCTTGTTGCGGACGGTGCGCAGGACATTGCGGTGCCACGAGGCAGCGACTGCTCCGAGCGCGTTCACTGGGAGCCTCCACCGGTGTGGGGAGCCTGCTGCGCGATGTCGCCGGACCCGGCGATAGCGAAGTAGACATCGTCCAAGGAGGGCGGAACCAAGG
Coding sequences:
- a CDS encoding ABC transporter permease, which encodes MTNHTTATVSHDTTWLSTVATHFGRHLRAARRDSAVITNTVAGPVLMFLVMRWLFGDLMAASQGSATLDALPLTIALILSSELMNGTSAAAQIIKERQRGITTRIATTRYGTSPEIFGRWCFDSLRSLISGCAVLLASVASGLRIHTLAGFGWVLLVIIFGAVVAASLSAMVGAMCATPEAAIGPAPIIMAAMALNGGLVPVEQFAGVVQPIARWNPLTFAARAGAAIDGTPSAEILATGQPGTAVWAFVAWMVALTVVLLAAAAAFRRPTMS
- a CDS encoding ABC transporter permease, which produces MNALGAVAASWHRNVLRTVRNKAVMVSAVAIPSLFMVIFYATFAKASTELGIDYAAFLLPAGVIQAIVFAAGGSSLAITRDAENGIHDRIRATGTPAWATVVGRLLADLTRAAWSCSIVVLTTILLGARYAAGPGRIILTIALFAALTIILSAFIDGSCLLAPKPTSASLLFQNLVLVMVMFSTAFVPADALPGGIGPIIRHVPLSPILDTARNLLGGAALGARGVEALCWLIAMTVVGVWGFITAFQGRKHD